From one Streptomyces sp. ICC1 genomic stretch:
- a CDS encoding NAD(P)-dependent alcohol dehydrogenase, translating to MKAIVQDTYGSSDVLELRDVETPKPGPGEVLIAVRAAGVDAGVWHLMSGRPYLLRLMGYGLRAPKVAVRGREVSGRVEAVGGGVSAFKPGDEVFGICEGSFAEYVCARQDKLAHKPAGLPLEEAAALPLSGLTALQALRDVGRVRPGQRVLVIGAAGGVGTFAVQLAKAYGAHVTGVCSTAKTELVRSLGADEAIDYTREDFADGVRQYDLILDTAGNRGLSHLRRALMPRGRLVIVGGEGGGRWLGGIDRVLRAALLNPFVRHTLGGIFAAERQSDLEVLRRHVEDGTLSPAVQRTFPLAQAPEAVERLHRGEARGKMLIIP from the coding sequence GTGAAGGCGATCGTGCAGGACACATACGGATCCAGCGACGTACTGGAGCTGAGGGACGTCGAGACGCCGAAGCCGGGCCCCGGGGAGGTGCTCATAGCCGTCCGGGCCGCCGGAGTGGACGCCGGGGTCTGGCACCTGATGAGCGGCCGGCCCTACCTGCTCAGGCTCATGGGGTACGGACTGCGCGCGCCCAAGGTCGCCGTACGCGGCCGGGAGGTCTCCGGCCGGGTCGAAGCGGTCGGCGGGGGAGTGAGCGCATTCAAGCCGGGGGACGAGGTGTTCGGCATCTGCGAGGGCTCCTTCGCGGAGTACGTGTGCGCCCGGCAGGACAAGCTCGCGCACAAGCCCGCCGGGCTCCCCCTGGAGGAGGCGGCCGCGCTCCCCCTCTCCGGCCTGACCGCCCTCCAGGCCCTGCGCGACGTGGGCCGCGTGCGGCCCGGGCAGCGGGTCCTGGTCATCGGCGCCGCGGGCGGGGTCGGCACCTTCGCGGTGCAACTCGCCAAGGCGTACGGCGCGCACGTCACGGGGGTGTGCAGCACCGCGAAGACGGAGCTGGTGCGCTCGCTCGGCGCGGACGAGGCCATCGACTACACGCGCGAGGATTTCGCCGACGGAGTGCGCCAATACGACCTCATCCTCGACACCGCCGGCAACCGCGGCCTGTCCCACCTCAGGCGCGCCCTGATGCCGCGCGGAAGGCTCGTCATCGTCGGCGGCGAGGGCGGCGGCCGCTGGCTCGGCGGCATCGACCGGGTGCTGCGGGCCGCGCTGCTCAACCCCTTCGTGCGCCACACGCTGGGCGGCATCTTCGCCGCCGAACGCCAGAGCGACCTCGAGGTCCTGCGGCGGCACGTCGAGGACGGCACGCTGTCCCCGGCCGTCCAGCGCACCTTCCCGCTCGCGCAGGCCCCCGAGGCCGTCGAACGGCTCCACCGGGGCGAGGCGCGCGGAAAGATGCTGATCATCCCCTAG
- a CDS encoding helix-turn-helix transcriptional regulator, which produces MVKPTGITNRIRILRFERAEMTQAELAERIGVTRQTVIAIEKGRYSPSLETAFRIARVFAVPLEQVFQYTDEEGTAP; this is translated from the coding sequence GTGGTGAAGCCGACCGGCATCACGAACCGGATCAGGATCTTGCGCTTCGAGCGCGCGGAGATGACCCAGGCGGAGCTGGCGGAGCGCATCGGCGTGACCCGCCAGACCGTCATCGCCATCGAGAAGGGCCGCTACTCGCCCTCGCTCGAGACGGCGTTCAGGATCGCCCGCGTCTTCGCCGTGCCGCTCGAGCAGGTATTCCAGTACACCGACGAGGAAGGGACGGCGCCGTGA